One Vicugna pacos chromosome 12, VicPac4, whole genome shotgun sequence genomic window carries:
- the SMIM41 gene encoding small integral membrane protein 41 gives MNGSQAGIAARAAWLSSCCNQSGVQPEPPEGPRALQAAVLGVLSLLVLCGVLFLGGGLLLRAQGLTALLARELLASREAEPSGASGGEDDS, from the coding sequence ATGAACGGCTCACAGGCGGGCATCGCAGCCCGAGCCGCCTGGCTGAGCTCCTGCTGCAACCAGTCGGGGGTGCAGCCGGAGCCCCCCGAGGGGCCGCGCGCCTTGCAGGCAGCGGTGCTGGGCGTGCTGTCGCTCCTCGTGCTCTGCGGGGTCCTGTTTCTGGGCGGCGGTCTCCTGCTCCGCGCGCAGGGCCTGACGGCGCTGCTGGCCCGAGAGCTGCTCGCGTCCCGGGAGGCCGAGCCCAGCGGCGCCAGCGGAGGCGAAGACGACTCTTAG
- the ATG101 gene encoding autophagy-related protein 101 codes for MNCRSEVLEVSVEGRQVEEAMLAVLHTVLLHRSTGKFHYKKEGTYSIGTVGTQDVDCDFIDFTYVRVSSEELDRALRKVVGEFRDALRNSGGDGLGQMSLEFYQKKKSRWPFSDECIPWEVWTVKVHVVALATEQERQICREKVGEKLCEKIINIVEVMNRHEYLPKMPTQSELDNVFDTGLRDVQPYLYKISFQITDALGSSVTTTMRRLIKDTLAL; via the exons ATGAACTGTCGCTCGGAGGTGCTGGAGGTGTCGGTGGAGGGGCGGCAGGTGGAGGAGGCCATGCTGGCCGTGCTGCACACAGTGCTTCTGCACCGCAGCACAGGCAAGTTCCACTACAAGAAGGAGGGCACCTACTCCATTGGCACCGTGGGCACCCAGGATGTTGACTGCGACTTTATCGACTTCACCTACGTGCGTGTCTCCTCTGAGGAGCTGGACCGCGCCCTGCGCAAGGTCGTCGGGGAGTTCAGG GATGCTCTGCGCAACTCCGGGGGCGACGGGCTGGGGCAGATGTCCTTGGAGTTCTATCAGAAGAAGAAGTCTCGCTGGCCTTTCTCAGATGAGTGCATCCCCTGGGAGGTGTGGACCGTCAAGGTGCACGTGGTGGCCCTGGCCACGGAGCAGGAGCGGCAGATCTGCCGGGAGAAGGTGGGCGAGAAGCTCTGTGAGAAGATCATCAACATAGTGGAAGTGATGAACCGGCACGAGTACCTGCCCAAGATGCCCACGCAGTCCGAGCTGGACAATGTGTTTGACACAGGCCTGCGGGACGTGCAGCCCTACCTCTACAAGATCTCCTTCCAGATCACCGACGCCCTGGGCTCCTCTGTCACCACCACCATGCGCAGGCTCATCAAAGACACCCTAGCCCTCTAG